A region from the Chitinophaga sp. Cy-1792 genome encodes:
- a CDS encoding sulfatase produces the protein MRLQNWMGVLFALTISATAVAQKRPNVIIIVSDDHAYQAISAYGNKLIKTPGIDRIANEGTRFDRAYVTNSICGPSRAVILTGKYSNKNGFTDNEHSRFDGSQNSFIKELTKSGYQTAWIGKWHLETKPQGFTFWEILPGQGQYYNPDFIRMDSSKTRISGYATNIIEDLAEDWLNQRDTSKPFCLVIGHKATHRVWLPDTCDMGMYDRIKFPLPATFYDDYNTRKAAAIQDMSIAKTMIMGYDLKMFDSDQAADKDGNINRMNPAQRACFDNYYKAIHADLDAQHLSGNALTEWKYQRYMRDYLSTAASLDRNIGRTLDYLDKHQLTQNTIVIYLSDQGFYMGEHGWFDKRWMYEESFRTPMVMRFPGVLKPGNVSQDFVMNLDIAPTVLDAAGVKIPADMQGESFLPLLKGTEKKGRDAMYYHYYENGEHSVSPQFGIRTKRYKLIRYYKRVEAWELFDLEHDKSELNNIYGKKGYEAITAQLKKQLSSLIKKYEDEEAAALMKVEP, from the coding sequence ATGAGACTACAAAACTGGATGGGCGTTTTATTTGCGCTGACGATATCCGCGACAGCTGTAGCACAGAAGAGACCGAATGTAATCATTATCGTTTCTGATGACCACGCCTATCAGGCCATCAGTGCGTATGGGAATAAGCTGATAAAGACACCGGGCATCGACAGAATTGCGAATGAAGGTACCCGGTTTGACCGGGCTTATGTCACCAATTCCATCTGTGGGCCCAGCAGAGCGGTGATATTAACCGGGAAATATTCCAATAAGAACGGCTTTACGGATAATGAACATTCCCGTTTTGACGGGTCGCAGAATTCATTTATTAAAGAACTCACAAAAAGTGGCTATCAGACAGCCTGGATAGGTAAATGGCATCTGGAAACAAAACCACAGGGATTTACTTTCTGGGAGATCTTACCGGGGCAGGGCCAATACTATAATCCTGATTTTATCCGGATGGACAGCTCCAAAACGCGTATCTCAGGATATGCTACCAATATCATTGAGGACCTGGCCGAAGACTGGCTCAACCAACGTGATACCTCCAAACCATTCTGCCTGGTTATCGGACATAAGGCCACCCATCGTGTATGGTTGCCCGATACCTGCGATATGGGAATGTATGACCGTATTAAATTCCCGTTGCCGGCCACCTTCTACGATGACTATAACACCAGGAAAGCCGCAGCCATACAGGATATGTCTATCGCCAAAACCATGATCATGGGGTATGATCTGAAGATGTTCGATTCTGATCAGGCAGCAGATAAAGACGGTAATATCAATCGCATGAATCCGGCCCAGCGCGCATGTTTTGATAATTATTACAAGGCGATTCATGCCGACCTGGATGCACAGCATCTTAGTGGCAATGCCCTCACAGAATGGAAGTACCAGCGTTATATGCGCGACTACCTGAGTACGGCGGCATCGTTGGACCGTAATATCGGCCGTACATTGGATTATCTTGATAAACACCAGCTGACACAAAATACCATCGTGATCTATTTGTCGGATCAGGGGTTCTATATGGGAGAGCATGGCTGGTTTGATAAACGCTGGATGTATGAAGAGTCCTTCAGAACACCAATGGTGATGCGCTTTCCGGGTGTATTGAAGCCTGGTAACGTTAGCCAGGATTTTGTGATGAACCTGGATATTGCACCTACCGTTTTGGATGCTGCCGGCGTTAAAATTCCTGCAGATATGCAGGGAGAGTCGTTCCTGCCCTTGCTGAAAGGCACTGAGAAAAAAGGCCGGGATGCCATGTATTACCACTATTATGAAAATGGAGAACATTCGGTATCGCCGCAATTCGGCATCAGAACGAAGCGCTATAAACTGATACGTTATTACAAACGCGTAGAGGCATGGGAGCTATTCGATCTGGAACATGATAAGTCCGAGTTGAATAATATATATGGCAAAAAAGGCTATGAGGCTATCACTGCGCAGCTGAAAAAGCAATTATCTTCCCTGATAAAAAAGTATGAAGATGAAGAGGCAGCAGCGTTGATGAAAGTGGAACCATAA
- a CDS encoding phosphotransferase, with protein sequence MSLNHTALFPADRATAVNAALEKAFGSAVVSESVLLTGGLSAAAVYKIMVDDRPYVMKLAIPGNHTTEVSFERIALAAKAGIAPSLHYINPEEGIIISGFVDSKPVRHIFGGTTLAEKLAEAVKKIHAIPYTVPGDDMKVTIDQIVEGFRQNKMLTGPIPDECLALYEKAKRAYPWQDADKVFSHNDLNPSNILCDGANIWIIDFDTAFLNDRYIDLAGVANFFIYSPEQEAVFLETYFGVVTPYQTARFYVMRQISRIIYSLMMLQLAGQNKAAGHEVDQQMESVFLKDIGPLIGSGKLSLATYEGQLLYGKALMHEAVLQMRSERFDEALLLLENNK encoded by the coding sequence ATGTCATTAAATCATACTGCCTTATTTCCTGCCGATCGTGCAACTGCGGTCAATGCGGCGCTGGAAAAAGCTTTTGGCAGTGCCGTGGTAAGTGAATCGGTCCTGCTTACAGGAGGATTGTCTGCGGCCGCTGTATATAAGATCATGGTGGATGACCGGCCATATGTCATGAAACTTGCCATTCCGGGAAATCATACTACCGAGGTATCCTTTGAAAGAATTGCCCTTGCAGCAAAGGCGGGTATAGCGCCCTCCCTGCATTACATCAATCCGGAAGAAGGTATCATTATCAGTGGGTTTGTAGACAGTAAGCCTGTCAGACATATCTTTGGTGGTACCACGCTGGCTGAAAAGCTCGCTGAAGCAGTAAAGAAAATTCATGCTATTCCCTATACGGTTCCCGGCGACGATATGAAAGTTACCATTGATCAGATAGTGGAAGGCTTTCGCCAAAATAAAATGTTGACCGGCCCAATACCAGACGAATGCCTGGCGTTATACGAAAAGGCAAAAAGAGCCTATCCATGGCAGGATGCAGATAAGGTTTTCAGCCACAACGATTTAAACCCTTCCAATATTCTTTGCGACGGAGCAAACATCTGGATCATCGATTTTGATACCGCCTTTCTCAACGACAGGTATATCGACCTTGCGGGTGTGGCAAACTTCTTTATCTATAGCCCGGAGCAGGAAGCAGTTTTCCTGGAAACCTATTTTGGAGTAGTTACTCCCTATCAGACTGCCCGTTTCTATGTCATGCGCCAGATCAGCCGGATTATTTATTCATTGATGATGCTGCAGCTTGCAGGCCAAAACAAGGCCGCAGGTCATGAAGTTGATCAGCAAATGGAAAGTGTTTTCCTGAAGGATATTGGTCCTTTGATAGGGTCGGGCAAATTGTCGCTAGCCACTTACGAAGGTCAGCTATTATACGGCAAGGCATTGATGCATGAGGCGGTGCTGCAAATGCGGAGTGAAAGATTTGATGAGGCACTGCTATTGTTGGAGAATAACAAATAA
- a CDS encoding ester cyclase has product MADKRKSIIYGLTLLTGSFVTGCNTNEKPSPATIQTVNQTPTVQEENKKVVLAFYQQMFGDKDTAAVDKYILPAYIQHNPGVADGAAAFKKAAAGWFKGAAKTKIDVQHIAADGDIVFLHIRNVKPDGKFRSTIDIFRLENGKIAEHWDVQQDVPDHAANSHPMF; this is encoded by the coding sequence ATGGCTGACAAAAGAAAATCAATCATATACGGGCTAACATTATTAACAGGATCGTTTGTTACCGGATGTAATACAAACGAAAAGCCATCACCCGCTACCATCCAGACAGTTAATCAAACACCAACCGTTCAGGAAGAAAATAAGAAAGTGGTACTTGCATTTTATCAGCAAATGTTTGGCGACAAAGATACTGCTGCGGTAGACAAGTATATACTACCGGCTTATATACAACATAATCCTGGTGTTGCAGATGGCGCTGCGGCCTTTAAGAAAGCTGCCGCAGGCTGGTTTAAAGGGGCTGCCAAAACCAAAATCGATGTACAGCATATTGCCGCAGACGGCGACATCGTTTTCCTTCATATCAGGAATGTAAAACCAGATGGAAAGTTCAGATCCACCATTGACATCTTCCGGCTGGAAAACGGAAAGATTGCCGAACATTGGGATGTACAACAGGATGTTCCTGATCATGCTGCTAATTCCCATCCGATGTTCTAG
- a CDS encoding helix-turn-helix domain-containing protein, translating into MANHPVRKMDEFRLELKAEHEVLYYPLEGNQEIIKPHSHNFLLLALFESGSGEHTIDFVKHKVRSKQLHIVFPDQLHSWKLGEDTKLHQLMIDKAVFDKIMNAFRFSFSVYKNTPVFDLTDAEYEALYKEFILQKEALATENTFKDVIIARLWLIALMTSEIGARVFDDLTVYQAQPIIVDYLALVEKHFLEERGIAFYAGLLNITANYLNILCKKYCLVKATDLIKDRVILEAKRLLISGLSIKETCYELNFSDVPYFSRFFKLQTGKTPKAFRNMYIPS; encoded by the coding sequence ATGGCAAATCACCCCGTACGGAAAATGGACGAATTCCGCCTTGAACTAAAGGCAGAACATGAGGTATTGTATTATCCCCTTGAAGGTAATCAGGAAATTATTAAACCGCATAGCCACAATTTTTTGTTACTGGCACTCTTTGAGTCCGGTAGCGGTGAGCATACTATTGACTTTGTCAAACATAAGGTGCGTTCAAAGCAATTGCATATTGTGTTTCCTGATCAGTTGCATAGCTGGAAACTGGGAGAAGATACCAAACTCCACCAATTGATGATCGATAAGGCGGTATTTGATAAAATCATGAACGCTTTTCGTTTTAGTTTTTCGGTGTATAAAAATACCCCTGTGTTCGACCTCACAGATGCCGAATATGAAGCATTGTATAAAGAATTCATATTGCAGAAAGAGGCACTCGCTACTGAGAATACATTTAAGGATGTTATTATAGCAAGACTGTGGCTGATAGCACTGATGACCAGTGAAATCGGTGCCCGTGTATTTGATGACCTGACGGTATACCAGGCACAGCCAATCATTGTGGATTACCTGGCGCTGGTAGAAAAGCACTTTCTTGAGGAGCGTGGCATCGCATTTTATGCAGGCCTGCTTAACATTACAGCTAACTATCTCAATATCCTGTGTAAGAAATATTGCCTTGTTAAGGCTACAGACCTCATTAAAGACCGTGTAATCCTGGAGGCTAAACGATTGCTCATCAGCGGTCTTTCGATCAAGGAAACGTGCTATGAGCTTAATTTTTCTGATGTGCCATATTTTTCAAGGTTTTTCAAGTTACAAACCGGCAAAACACCAAAGGCATTCAGGAACATGTATATCCCATCCTGA